Sequence from the Parvicella tangerina genome:
CTATTCAGAAATAGTATTGCTTAAAAAATGGCACACTGTCTTCAATCGATTGAGTAATTGGAGTAAACTCAAAACCTCTACTCGTTATCTTAGCGTTGTCATATTCAAAAATTCCGTTGGCATTTCGTGCGGTTTCTTCTGTAAGCGTTGGAGGGACTCCTTTTAATTTTGATTTTACTTTGTCTAGTCGCCAACCTAGTTCGGTCAACCATTTTGGTGAATAAATGCGTGGAGGTTTTTTGCCAAATTGAACACATAGATCGCTAAAAATCTTTCTGTAAGGGACGCTCTCTCCAACGAGTATATGTCGTTCACCTGAACTACCATTTTTCATGACATCCAGCATACCGCGCGATACATCTCTAACGTCCACAAAACCGTTTTGTCCTTTGGTGTAGAAAGCAATTCCTTTTGCACCAGTTCTAAAGAAAGTACCACTGCTTTTATTCCAATCGCAAGGACCTAGAATAACTCCCGGATTGACAATGTAGGTATTTACACCATTATTATTTGCCGCAATCACGGCTTTTTCGGCTTCATATTTTGTTTTGCTGTAGTAGGAATTGCTATCGTTTTCAACCCATTCTGAATTTTCGGTGTATCTGCCTGAAGCATCCATTCTCCCAAGAGCAGCGATTGAACTGATGAATCCAAATTTGGAAACACCACTTTTTGAGGCATAATTCAATAAAGTCTTCGTTGCATTGATGTTAACTTTATTCATCACTTCATAGTCATCAGGATTAAAAGAAACGACAGCAGCGGTATGAATAATCTCGTCAATTTCTGTGGGAAGTACTTCAGAAACGGTGTTGGAACTAAGGTCACCATTGATCCAATTAATGTTTTCTAAAAGGGGGTAGCAATCGTACCACTCAAAAAGGTTCTTTAATGCAGATAAGTCACTCTTTTCTCTTTTGAGAGCATAAACTAAAGTTGCATTCTGCTTGAGCAGGTCTAGTAGAATATGACTGCCTACTAAGCCTGTAGCACCAGTGAGTAAAATTTTTCTTTTCAAAGCCTCGTCAAATTTTGCATCTTTGAACACGCATGATTCATTTATCAGATAAAAATAGCAAAATTGATGCGGTCATCGAATTGACGCGCTCCAAAAGTGAAAGTAATAGAGCTTTGATATTAAAGACATTGCTTAAGGATTCAATTCATATAAATAATTTGTCTGATTCTGATGATACAAAAGCGCTTATGGAAGCATTAAATGAATATCAAGATTCGGACGAAATAAATGTTGGTCATGCAGGGACTACTTTTCGCTTTCTGACTGCATTTCTTGCTATTCAACCAGCTGGTTCGTGGATCCTTACAGGTTCAGAGCGGATGAAAGAGAGACCAATCAAAGTAATGGTAGATGCCTTAAGGATAATGGGGGCTAAAATTGAGTATCTCGGGAAGGATGGTTTTCCCCCACTGAAGATCCAAGGAACTAGTTTTATATCTAACGAAGTATCCATTGACGCAGGAGTGAGCAGCCAGTATATCTCGGCATTGATGATGGTCGGTACGAATATTCAGGGAGGTCTGAAAATTAGGTTGGATGGGAAGATCACTTCTTTACCTTATTTAATGATGACCTTTTCGATGATGGAGGAGCTAGGAGTTGGAGTTAGTATTGATCTCGAAGAACAACTGATAACGATTGAGGAAAAGAGGAAGGTGGCAAACCAAGTCGTTAATATCGAAGGCGATTGGAGCGCAGCTTCTTATTGGTACAGTTTAGTAGCACTTGGTGAGATAGGTTCACAAATTAAGTTGCTAGGACTAAATCAAACGAGTAGACAAGGAGACGCTAGAATCAAAAGTTACTTTGAGCAATTGGGTGTTGAGTCTAGTTTTGATGTTGGTACTTGGACTTTGACTAAAATCAGTGAGCCTGAACTCAAACTTCTCCAATTGGATTTGTCCGATACGCCAGACGTTGCTCAAACGTTGGTATGTGCTTGCGCTGGTCTTGGAGTTGGAGTTGATTTTACGGGGTTGCATACCCTCCGGATTAAGGAAACGGATCGGTTGATGGCTCTTCAGAATGAGTTAGAGAAGTTTAATATTCGCATTGAGGTTCCATCTAACCATCAGTTATTCATGAAAGCTGAGCAAGTGTTGAGCGAGCCTAAAGAAGCTATAGCTACATACAAGGATCATCGAATGGCTATGGCATTTGCTCCACTAGCCATGAAAGCGAAAGTTGCTATCGAGCATGAAGAGGTCGTTTCTAAGTCTTACCCAAGTTTTTGGAATGATCTCAAAAAAGTGCTTAATGTAGGATCTTAAAGATGAGTTCTTTCAATATTTCAGCATCTGAGGTGGAGGCGTTTCCAACACCTTTTGACTTAAGATCTGCTTCTCGCAAATACCCAATGATCTTGGCCAGTTTTCCCATGGAGTACTTCTGAGATGCCGCAGCATATTCTTTTACAAAAAAAGGATTCACACCAAGCGCTCTAGGAAGCTCTGCTTGAGGAACTTTTGCCTTGAGCACATGATATTTTAAGAGTTTGCTAAAAAAGCCATAAAGAACACTTACGGTCACTACAATAGGGTGGTTTTTCGGGTTGTTTCCGTAATGTGTACAGATCAAATTGGCTTTTAAAACATCCTTCTTAGCCAAAGCTTTTTGTAGCTCAAAATCATTAAAATCTCTGGAGATACCAACGTGTTTATACACTGTTTTTTCATCCACCACATTTTCTCCTTCCAGAACAATTTGAAGTTTTTTAAAGGTCTTAACAATTTTGTTGAGGTCTGTTCCTAGATTCTCTGCCATTAGCATCGCGGCATTTGGCGCAACGATAAGCCCATTTTTCTTACCTTCTGCAATGATCCATTCAGGCATTTTATAATCACGTATGGCTTCAGAAGTATGAAGATGACCAGCTTTTTTTAAGTCTTTGGCCATTTTCGTTTTCCCATCTAACTTCTTGTACTTGTAACAGATCACCAAAATGGTAGTTTCTGTCGGGGCCATCAGGTAATCGTGGAGTTGTGTAATTGTTCTTGAAAGTTCTTGTGCTTCTTTCACAATAACTACACGGTAACTTGCCATCATCGGATATTGACGAGCTTCATTT
This genomic interval carries:
- a CDS encoding 3-phosphoshikimate 1-carboxyvinyltransferase, encoding MIHLSDKNSKIDAVIELTRSKSESNRALILKTLLKDSIHINNLSDSDDTKALMEALNEYQDSDEINVGHAGTTFRFLTAFLAIQPAGSWILTGSERMKERPIKVMVDALRIMGAKIEYLGKDGFPPLKIQGTSFISNEVSIDAGVSSQYISALMMVGTNIQGGLKIRLDGKITSLPYLMMTFSMMEELGVGVSIDLEEQLITIEEKRKVANQVVNIEGDWSAASYWYSLVALGEIGSQIKLLGLNQTSRQGDARIKSYFEQLGVESSFDVGTWTLTKISEPELKLLQLDLSDTPDVAQTLVCACAGLGVGVDFTGLHTLRIKETDRLMALQNELEKFNIRIEVPSNHQLFMKAEQVLSEPKEAIATYKDHRMAMAFAPLAMKAKVAIEHEEVVSKSYPSFWNDLKKVLNVGS
- the holA gene encoding DNA polymerase III subunit delta; amino-acid sequence: MSFDAILKDLKNGQFKPVYFLQGEEPYYIDLVSDYIAKNVLDEGERDFNQSILYGKDVVVQDILNEARQYPMMASYRVVIVKEAQELSRTITQLHDYLMAPTETTILVICYKYKKLDGKTKMAKDLKKAGHLHTSEAIRDYKMPEWIIAEGKKNGLIVAPNAAMLMAENLGTDLNKIVKTFKKLQIVLEGENVVDEKTVYKHVGISRDFNDFELQKALAKKDVLKANLICTHYGNNPKNHPIVVTVSVLYGFFSKLLKYHVLKAKVPQAELPRALGVNPFFVKEYAAASQKYSMGKLAKIIGYLREADLKSKGVGNASTSDAEILKELIFKILH
- a CDS encoding NAD-dependent epimerase/dehydratase family protein, with the protein product MKRKILLTGATGLVGSHILLDLLKQNATLVYALKREKSDLSALKNLFEWYDCYPLLENINWINGDLSSNTVSEVLPTEIDEIIHTAAVVSFNPDDYEVMNKVNINATKTLLNYASKSGVSKFGFISSIAALGRMDASGRYTENSEWVENDSNSYYSKTKYEAEKAVIAANNNGVNTYIVNPGVILGPCDWNKSSGTFFRTGAKGIAFYTKGQNGFVDVRDVSRGMLDVMKNGSSGERHILVGESVPYRKIFSDLCVQFGKKPPRIYSPKWLTELGWRLDKVKSKLKGVPPTLTEETARNANGIFEYDNAKITSRGFEFTPITQSIEDSVPFFKQYYF